The following coding sequences are from one Gossypium raimondii isolate GPD5lz chromosome 4, ASM2569854v1, whole genome shotgun sequence window:
- the LOC105780510 gene encoding transcription factor TCP5 produces MIPSSEEAGSPIQEGKEDESSNKVRKGASTSSPLLRLKDPRIVRVSRAFGGKDRHSKVFTVRGLRDRRVRLSVPTAIQLYDLQDRLGLNQPSKVVDWLLNEAKHEIEELPPLPIPQGNFSLNPQMPLNASQQPNKQDSTGGFCRAKSKDIVRESSKGSKRDEEASEGHQVQTDYGLQRSNHSPMPALSNNAVSMPMPMPMPYGSYYHFEPSNFPLPHLGSHGFVAPQTEEVHNFNVVPLSSTLSLSSGSQNHFQMLSSGAQNPFANPPQYSITQPDLRSFHLSIAPRLLPHSLNINGSQPGKEDEFPSK; encoded by the coding sequence ATGATTCCAAGTTCAGAAGAAGCGGGTTCTCCCATACAAGAAGGCAAAGAAGATGAAAGCAGCAATAAGGTGCGTAAAGGTGCATCGACTTCTTCGCCATTGTTGAGACTGAAAGATCCTCGAATCGTACGTGTTTCGCGAGCCTTTGGTGGAAAAGACAGACACAGTAAAGTTTTCACCGTTAGAGGATTGAGGGACCGGAGGGTGAGGCTTTCAGTCCCTACTGCAATTCAATTGTATGATCTTCAAGACAGACTTGGACTTAACCAGCCAAGTAAGGTTGTCGACTGGTTGCTTAATGAAGCTAAACATGAAATTGAGGAACTCCCACCACTCCCAATACCACAAGGTAACTTTTCCCTTAACCCTCAAATGCCCCTAAATGCTTCTCAACAACCAAACAAACAAGATTCTACGGGAGGGTTTTGTAGAGCTAAATCCAAAGATATTGTGAGGGAATCAAGCAAAGGGAGCAAAAGAGATGAAGAAGCAAGTGAAGGTCATCAAGTTCAAACAGATTATGGTTTACAAAGATCCAATCACTCTCCTATGCCAGCACTGTCAAACAATGCAGTGTCAATGCCAATGCCGATGCCGATGCCATATGGTTCTTATTATCATTTCGAACCTTCCAATTTTCCTTTACCACATTTAGGAAGCCATGGATTTGTAGCACCCCAGACTGAAgaagtacacaatttcaatgttGTGCCATTGTCATCCACCTTATCTCTATCATCTGGTTCTCAAAACCATTTCCAAATGCTGAGCTCAGGTGCTCAAAACCCTTTTGCTAACCCTCCACAATACTCAATCACCCAACCTGATCTCAGATCTTTTCATTTGAGTATCGCTCCAAGGCTTCTTCCCCATTCTCTCAACATCAATGGAAGTCAGCCTGGTAAAGAAGATGAGTTTCCTTCTAAATGA